Proteins encoded in a region of the Sugiyamaella lignohabitans strain CBS 10342 chromosome B, complete sequence genome:
- the ERG11 gene encoding sterol 14-demethylase (Lanosterol 14-alpha-demethylase; catalyzes the C-14 demethylation of lanosterol to form 4,4''-dimethyl cholesta-8,14,24-triene-3-beta-ol in the ergosterol biosynthesis pathway; member of the cytochrome P450 family; associated and coordinately regulated with the P450 reductase Ncp1p; GO_component: GO:0005783 - endoplasmic reticulum [Evidence IDA] [PMID 11914276]; GO_component: GO:0005783 - endoplasmic reticulum [Evidence IDA] [PMID 15951236]; GO_component: GO:0016021 - integral component of membrane [Evidence IEA]; GO_component: GO:0016020 - membrane [Evidence IEA,IEA]; GO_function: GO:0020037 - heme binding [Evidence IEA]; GO_function: GO:0005506 - iron ion binding [Evidence IEA]; GO_function: GO:0046872 - metal ion binding [Evidence IEA]; GO_function: GO:0004497 - monooxygenase activity [Evidence IEA,IEA]; GO_function: GO:0016491 - oxidoreductase activity [Evidence IEA]; GO_function: GO:0016705 - oxidoreductase activity, acting on paired donors, with incorporation or reduction of molecular oxygen [Evidence IEA]; GO_function: GO:0008398 - sterol 14-demethylase activity [Evidence IEA]; GO_function: GO:0008398 - sterol 14-demethylase activity [Evidence IDA] [PMID 9087488]; GO_process: GO:0070988 - demethylation [Evidence IEA]; GO_process: GO:0006696 - ergosterol biosynthetic process [Evidence IMP] [PMID 200835]; GO_process: GO:0006629 - lipid metabolic process [Evidence IEA]; GO_process: GO:0055114 - oxidation-reduction process [Evidence IEA,IEA]; GO_process: GO:0006694 - steroid biosynthetic process [Evidence IEA]; GO_process: GO:0008202 - steroid metabolic process [Evidence IEA]; GO_process: GO:0016126 - sterol biosynthetic process [Evidence IEA]), with protein MGLVSDVHDLAYEHAAPYLAAIAAMPLYKSVPLLWFGTMAVVVLLNAARQVLFRHPNRVPVVFYWFPWVGSAVTYGQRPYEFFRENQKKYGDHFSFVLCGRVMTVCLGPKGNDFVFNGKLADVSAEEAYKHLTTPVFGEGVVYDCPNERLMEQKKFAKGALTRDAFRSYVPKIVGEVMQYINNNPRFLTPDHSIELTKTNPELTIYTASRTLLGDEVRAKFDKRTAELYSDLDKGFKPLNFVFPNLPLPYYKARDRAQQQIAGQYLEVINRRRRDNDIQDRDLIDAIMKTSTYKDGVKMTDQEIANLCIGILMGGQHTSASTSAWAMLHLGHKTELIDKLYEEQVKVSGVGPDGKLNPLTYDDLQKMPIVNAVIKETLRIHSPLHSIFRKVMRPMAVPGTNYIVPPGHYVMVSPGYTHLDEQYFKNSEEFDPFRWLEPTAVKADKDKESEQTVDYGFGAVSKGAGSPYLPFGGGRHRCIGEQFAFVQLGTILSTFVRELKWTLPAGQSLPEVDYESMVTLPKHPAKIVYARR; from the coding sequence ATGGGTCTCGTGTCTGACGTTCATGACCTCGCTTATGAGCATGCTGCTCCATACTTGGCTGCTATCGCTGCCATGCCTTTATACAAATCTGTGCCTTTATTATGGTTTGGTACTATGGCTGTGGTTGTTCTGTTGAACGCCGCTAGACAGGTGTTGTTTAGACACCCTAACAGGGTTCCTGTGGTGTTCTACTGGTTCCCTTGGGTGGGTTCTGCCGTCACTTATGGTCAACGTCCCTACGAGTTTTTCCGGgaaaaccagaaaaagtATGGTGACCACTTTTCGTTTGTTCTCTGTGGTCGTGTTATGACTGTGTGTTTGGGTCCTAAGGGTAACgactttgtttttaatGGCAAGCTTGCTGATGTttctgctgaagaggcttATAAGCATCTTACTACTCCAGTTTTCGGCGAGGGTGTTGTGTATGACTGCCCTAATGAACGTCTTATGGAACAAAAGAAGTTTGCCAAGGGAGCTTTGACTCGTGACGCTTTCAGATCCTATGTTCCTAAGATTGTTGGCGAGGTCATGCAATATATCAATAACAACCCCCGTTTCCTTACTCCTGACCACTCTATCGAACTTACCAAGACCAATCCTGAATTGACTATTTACACTGCCAGTCGTACTTTACTCGGAGACGAAGTCCGTGCTAAGTTCGACAAACGTACTGCTGAATTGTACTCTGACCTCGACAAGGGTTTCAAGCCTCTTAATTTCGTGTTTCCCAACCTTCCTCTGCCATATTACAAGGCCCGTGACCGTGCTCAGCAACAAATTGCCGGCCAATATCTCGAGGTTATCAACCGTAGACGTAGAGACAATGATATCCAGGACCGTGATTTGATTGACGCTATTATGAAGACCAGCACTTATAAGGACGGTGTTAAGATGACTGACCAGGAAATTGCTAACTTGTGTATCGGTATTTTGATGGGTGGACAACACACCAGTGCTTCTACCAGTGCATGGGCTATGCTTCATTTGGGTCACAAGACAGAGCTTATTGACAAGCTCTACGAAGAGCAAGTCAAGGTCAGTGGTGTTGGTCCTGATGGCAAATTAAACCCTCTTACCTACGACGATTTGCAGAAAATGCCCATTGTCAATGCTGTTATCAAGGAGACTCTTCGTATCCATTCTCCTCTGCACTCTATCTTCCGTAAGGTCATGCGTCCCATGGCCGTTCCCGGTACCAACTACATTGTTCCTCCTGGACACTATGTCATGGTTTCGCCCGGATACACCCATCTCGACGAGCAGTATTTCAAAAACTCGGAAGAGTTCGACCCCTTCAGGTGGCTCGAGCCCACTGCTGTCAAGGCCGATAAAGATAAGGAATCCGAACAGACTGTCGACTACGGTTTCGGAGCCGTTAGCAAAGGTGCTGGCTCCCCATACCTCCCCTTTGGCGGTGGCCGTCACAGATGCATTGGCGAGCAATTCGCCTTTGTCCAACTCGGAACCATCCTGTCCACCTTCGTTCGTGAGCTCAAATGGACCCTCCCTGCCGGCCAATCTCTGCCTGAAGTTGACTACGAGAGCATGGTCACCCTCCCCAAACACCCCGCTAAAATCGTTTACGCCAGACGTTAA